In Thermosynechococcus sichuanensis E542, a single genomic region encodes these proteins:
- the larC gene encoding nickel pincer cofactor biosynthesis protein LarC produces the protein MTVAYFDCPAGVAGDMCLGALLDLGVPLDYLQSQLAKLGIADEFELTTETVQRKGQRGLKAQVHLRDRHSHHHRHWPDIAEQIRAADLSDRACNWSLKVFEALAIAEGAVHGIEPEKVHFHEVGAVDALVDIVGTCLGLDYLDVSHIYCSALPTGGGTVKAAHGQLPVPVPAVLQLCQMYQVPLYSNGIEKELVTPTGAALVCALSEGFGAPPAMTLQRVGLGAGSQELPLPNLLRLWLGRRPDSVETATAKTIVELQTQLDDMTPQALSYTLEQLYAAGAIEVFCQPITMKKSRLGALLTVLCPPSAEAACVQTLFRETTTLGLRRQVQERYILERQIKTIATAFGKVRVKVAEHQGQRLNVQPEYEDCAALARQHQQPWQVVYQEALAVALQLWPLG, from the coding sequence ATGACGGTTGCCTATTTTGACTGCCCTGCTGGGGTGGCGGGGGATATGTGCTTGGGTGCCCTCCTTGATCTGGGGGTTCCCCTCGACTATCTGCAAAGCCAGTTGGCAAAGCTCGGAATTGCCGATGAGTTTGAGTTGACGACAGAAACGGTGCAGCGCAAGGGACAGCGGGGGTTAAAAGCACAGGTGCATTTGCGCGATCGCCACTCCCATCACCATCGCCATTGGCCGGACATTGCAGAGCAAATTCGTGCCGCCGATCTGAGCGATCGCGCCTGTAACTGGAGTCTTAAGGTCTTTGAGGCCTTGGCCATTGCTGAGGGAGCCGTGCATGGCATTGAGCCAGAAAAAGTGCATTTCCATGAAGTGGGGGCGGTAGATGCCCTTGTGGATATTGTCGGCACCTGCTTGGGGTTAGATTACCTCGATGTTAGCCACATTTACTGCTCGGCTCTACCCACCGGCGGCGGCACGGTCAAAGCAGCCCATGGTCAACTGCCAGTCCCTGTTCCCGCTGTCTTGCAACTGTGCCAAATGTACCAAGTCCCCCTCTACAGCAACGGTATTGAAAAAGAACTGGTCACGCCCACCGGGGCTGCTTTAGTTTGTGCCCTGAGTGAGGGCTTTGGTGCGCCACCAGCGATGACATTGCAACGGGTGGGTTTAGGCGCTGGCAGTCAGGAGTTGCCCCTACCGAATCTCCTGCGTCTCTGGTTGGGCAGGCGGCCAGATTCAGTGGAAACAGCAACAGCAAAAACCATTGTCGAACTGCAAACCCAACTGGATGACATGACACCCCAAGCCCTCAGCTATACCCTCGAACAACTCTATGCGGCTGGTGCGATTGAAGTGTTTTGTCAGCCCATTACGATGAAGAAGTCACGCTTGGGGGCTTTACTCACGGTATTGTGTCCCCCCAGTGCTGAGGCCGCCTGTGTCCAGACCCTCTTTCGGGAAACCACAACGCTGGGGCTGCGGCGGCAGGTACAGGAACGCTATATTCTTGAACGCCAAATCAAAACCATCGCAACAGCCTTTGGGAAAGTACGGGTCAAAGTGGCTGAGCACCAAGGGCAGCGGCTCAATGTCCAGCCGGAATACGAAGACTGCGCCGCCCTTGCCCGTCAACATCAGCAACCGTGGCAGGTGGTCTATCAAGAGGCTTTGGCAGTGGCACTGCAACTGTGGCCCCTAGGCTAG
- a CDS encoding MGMT family protein, which translates to MNTHVLTFQQKIYWLVQQIPVGRVATYGQIAALCGWPRHARYVGYALYQVAPNSEIPWHRVVNAQGKISYAPQRRGTDELQRWRLEAEGIIFEAGDRINLSRYQWQPSATFYQQLISA; encoded by the coding sequence ATGAACACACACGTACTGACGTTTCAACAAAAAATTTATTGGCTGGTGCAGCAAATCCCCGTAGGGCGTGTGGCGACCTATGGGCAAATTGCCGCTCTGTGTGGTTGGCCGCGTCATGCGCGCTATGTGGGCTATGCCCTTTATCAAGTGGCACCAAATTCTGAGATTCCGTGGCATCGGGTGGTGAATGCCCAAGGCAAAATTTCCTACGCGCCCCAACGCCGAGGGACGGATGAATTGCAGCGCTGGCGCCTAGAGGCAGAGGGGATTATTTTTGAGGCGGGCGATCGCATTAACTTGAGCCGCTACCAGTGGCAACCGTCAGCAACCTTTTATCAGCAGTTGATTTCTGCCTGA
- a CDS encoding V4R domain-containing protein — MTMTSSRPPASAGDRFNLNHLLRKKYPKRHHHYAFWDFFHFDSDRGTYTDWNNARNLLVTEDFIIGLIEGLEEEVGPASSVVMYKIGEEWGRRDARFFQEWFPTEYGYEQGIKQMRLPYVLEAWWWPCTTQGWGNWEVDLSEQKHGFMFINIFDSVVARTLGDVGRPVCHLYAGLFAGFFSGLIQKELSCIEIQCYAMGETYCKFLLGKQDRIDAAAFWQNEGASAKDIEKRLRSGELVYEKPKR; from the coding sequence ATGACCATGACCAGTTCCCGACCCCCAGCTTCCGCTGGCGATCGCTTTAATCTCAATCATTTGCTGCGCAAGAAATACCCGAAACGTCACCATCACTACGCTTTTTGGGACTTCTTTCACTTCGATAGCGATCGCGGTACCTACACCGATTGGAACAATGCCCGTAACCTCCTAGTCACCGAAGACTTCATCATTGGCCTCATTGAAGGCCTTGAAGAGGAAGTTGGCCCTGCCTCCAGCGTCGTCATGTACAAAATTGGTGAAGAATGGGGACGTCGCGATGCCCGCTTTTTCCAAGAGTGGTTTCCCACGGAATATGGCTATGAGCAGGGGATCAAGCAAATGCGGCTCCCCTATGTCCTCGAAGCTTGGTGGTGGCCCTGCACAACCCAAGGCTGGGGCAACTGGGAAGTGGATCTCAGTGAGCAAAAACACGGCTTCATGTTTATCAACATCTTTGACTCTGTTGTGGCGCGTACCTTAGGGGATGTTGGCCGACCCGTGTGCCACCTTTACGCAGGCCTCTTTGCCGGTTTCTTTAGCGGCCTGATTCAAAAAGAACTCAGTTGTATTGAAATCCAGTGCTACGCTATGGGAGAAACCTACTGCAAGTTCCTTCTCGGCAAGCAGGATCGCATTGATGCCGCCGCCTTCTGGCAAAACGAAGGAGCCTCGGCCAAAGATATTGAAAAACGGCTCCGCAGTGGAGAACTGGTCTATGAAAAACCTAAACGGTAA
- a CDS encoding phycobilisome protein — MHTELMNLYYKAEENYLSNVDIKVFRHHIESLQQRLSTYEFLRDHEIEIFQPVADTLQKKYPTENPQTLEQVLRQAIALLRYAAMAMLLNNPEFLQHRLLEWLTEVVNAHQTQTLWSSCHELLSARLKEMLTDAEQDLILPLLDHAQATLVGLPAVVSVHA; from the coding sequence ATGCACACCGAGTTAATGAATCTCTACTACAAAGCCGAAGAAAACTACCTCAGCAATGTGGATATCAAAGTCTTCCGCCACCACATCGAGTCGCTCCAGCAGCGGTTGAGCACCTATGAATTTCTGCGGGATCATGAAATTGAAATCTTTCAGCCCGTGGCCGACACCCTGCAAAAGAAATACCCCACTGAAAATCCCCAAACCCTTGAGCAAGTGTTGCGGCAAGCGATCGCCCTCCTGCGCTATGCCGCCATGGCAATGCTGCTGAATAATCCCGAGTTTTTGCAGCATCGGCTCCTCGAGTGGCTCACGGAAGTGGTCAACGCCCACCAAACTCAAACCCTATGGAGCAGTTGCCACGAGCTTCTTAGTGCCCGCCTCAAGGAAATGCTCACCGATGCCGAGCAAGACTTGATTTTGCCGCTATTGGATCACGCCCAAGCGACCCTTGTGGGCTTGCCAGCGGTGGTTTCTGTCCACGCCTAG
- a CDS encoding V4R domain-containing protein encodes MISVADLVKDPIIPGNYYAADAYVQGDFETGLIENRKGARLIALPDILLQAIYAGLDQEVGQASGVVLFNCGRWWGKNFYRRFVEEVSEYYRRPLAEMEMVEFLQCLKECWKTHGWGTIDLDVSFYQQGFLVVKTWDSPFAAAAPKNTGQPQCAAEAGILESFFSQLTGRDLHCVQTACETLGAANNLFVLGLRERVEPAKAWLQEGQDHDTIMERLCRAQAA; translated from the coding sequence ATGATCTCCGTTGCTGATTTGGTTAAAGACCCCATCATCCCCGGTAACTACTACGCTGCCGATGCTTATGTACAGGGGGATTTTGAAACGGGTCTGATTGAAAACCGCAAAGGGGCGCGTCTGATTGCCCTGCCCGATATTTTGCTCCAAGCCATCTATGCCGGTCTCGATCAAGAAGTGGGGCAAGCTAGTGGGGTCGTGCTTTTTAACTGTGGTCGCTGGTGGGGTAAGAACTTTTATCGCCGCTTTGTCGAAGAGGTTAGCGAATACTATCGCCGTCCCTTGGCGGAAATGGAAATGGTGGAGTTTCTCCAGTGCCTCAAGGAATGCTGGAAGACCCACGGTTGGGGCACGATTGATCTCGATGTCAGCTTCTACCAACAGGGCTTTTTGGTGGTGAAAACGTGGGACTCCCCCTTTGCGGCGGCGGCTCCCAAAAATACGGGGCAGCCCCAATGTGCCGCCGAAGCAGGGATTTTAGAATCCTTCTTTAGCCAATTAACCGGTCGCGATCTCCACTGTGTGCAAACCGCCTGTGAAACCCTAGGGGCAGCCAATAACCTCTTTGTCTTGGGCTTGCGAGAGCGGGTTGAACCGGCCAAGGCTTGGCTGCAAGAGGGACAGGATCATGACACGATTATGGAGCGGCTATGTCGCGCTCAAGCCGCTTAA
- a CDS encoding 2Fe-2S iron-sulfur cluster-binding protein: MAKVVKLEPISRETTINTNDNLLSALLDSELHVLKECGGRGMCATCHVYIKEGMESLSPINKREQRTLEVITTANATSRLACQARVLGPGVVVELPSGMYVNAVEDIESLIGRRAEQDILHPLDGRVLVEAGKLITRTMITQLKDTQVQVGQYLANTSDA, from the coding sequence GTGGCCAAAGTTGTCAAACTTGAACCTATCTCGCGGGAAACCACGATTAATACCAATGACAATTTGCTGTCTGCTCTATTGGACTCCGAACTTCATGTGTTGAAGGAGTGTGGCGGGCGCGGGATGTGTGCCACCTGCCATGTCTATATCAAAGAGGGGATGGAGAGCCTCTCCCCCATCAATAAGCGGGAGCAACGCACCCTTGAGGTGATTACCACAGCGAATGCCACCTCTCGCTTGGCCTGTCAGGCACGGGTACTGGGGCCGGGGGTGGTGGTGGAGCTACCCTCAGGGATGTATGTCAACGCGGTTGAAGATATTGAGTCTTTGATTGGGCGGCGGGCGGAGCAGGATATTTTGCACCCCCTCGATGGCCGCGTCTTGGTGGAGGCAGGTAAGCTCATTACCCGCACGATGATTACCCAGTTGAAAGATACCCAAGTGCAGGTGGGGCAATATCTCGCCAATACGTCGGATGCCTAA
- a CDS encoding tetratricopeptide repeat protein, producing MEDRRLNSRRGLEPLEWGATGLTVVLAVAAAATQQTILTAIAPLPLSLAVGLNLVSRKKLDDRFQAFVQQQEAKIAELVASQGQQQSELGNLTLALSQVGDRLEDVQKQVMQLNQGARDLHDYTRILDTEQKQIEEVLDCLREIEKNTQVIQVDPSHAKAYYNRGLTHQRLGDAEAAILDYSEAIRINENYAKAYHNRGVARSTLGDRKGAVEDLRTAAKLFFDQGDISSYQRARDLAKRIHEVGSIEQDSKEVPLEILFA from the coding sequence ATGGAAGACCGTCGTTTGAATTCTCGTAGGGGACTTGAACCCCTAGAATGGGGCGCAACGGGCTTAACCGTTGTCTTGGCGGTGGCGGCGGCTGCGACCCAACAGACCATTTTGACAGCGATCGCTCCTTTGCCCCTGTCGTTGGCGGTGGGCTTAAACTTAGTGAGCCGTAAAAAACTGGATGACCGGTTCCAAGCCTTCGTGCAGCAACAGGAGGCGAAAATTGCTGAACTGGTTGCGTCCCAAGGGCAGCAGCAGTCAGAGTTGGGCAACCTCACCCTTGCCCTTAGCCAGGTGGGCGATCGCCTTGAGGATGTGCAGAAACAGGTCATGCAACTCAACCAAGGGGCACGGGATCTACACGACTACACTCGCATTCTCGACACAGAGCAAAAACAAATTGAAGAAGTGCTAGATTGCTTGCGGGAAATCGAGAAAAATACCCAAGTGATCCAAGTGGATCCCAGCCATGCCAAGGCGTACTACAATCGCGGTCTGACCCATCAGCGTCTAGGGGATGCCGAAGCGGCGATTCTCGACTACTCCGAAGCCATTCGCATTAATGAAAACTATGCCAAGGCCTACCACAATCGCGGCGTTGCCCGCTCCACCCTTGGCGATCGCAAGGGAGCAGTAGAGGATCTGCGCACAGCGGCGAAGCTGTTCTTTGACCAAGGGGACATTAGCAGTTATCAGCGGGCACGGGATCTGGCCAAGCGTATCCATGAAGTGGGGAGTATTGAACAGGACAGTAAAGAGGTGCCCTTAGAAATCCTCTTCGCCTAG
- a CDS encoding serine/threonine-protein kinase, with product MATARAAQTSRYRLVDLAGQGQYGQVYLAVNRESGELVAIKVLNERQLLTRGFLRELNFLLTLQHPHVVGCQAIDYIRVHHSPQVSRSLVMDYCAGGTLRSLLEQEQALPLTTALRLTLDVLAALTYAHHRGILHCDLKPENILLEVTATGWQAKVSDFGVARLIEDVKGSGQTGSPAYMAPERFYGQTMPASDLYAVGILMYEMIVGDRPFHGTPAELMVAHLSRPYTLPEGLPFLVRRIIAKALDKLPQRRYKSAAEMTMAVQLALEVIEAERHEQPLLFSRSPAAVWLGEPQGYALPLPPQQVASTATRFYGVVGDHLWAWQARETVPAEIGQWPLPPLPTQLYSGEVSAWLRINGLPPQLFCIHDQLIPLDCHLRSTLNRLAIDATGYWCAETQIDSAAAELQLHVQLINGQGQRTLRCQWHGRTFVDTLLLNRRYGVVISRSQHPETVHATTHFQLFDRRGHWRLYTQLPAHLTLFTPAHHQPWQLAAFEDHPQQPLLMLLHLRPWRIQRLGLRFRPQFLCATPWGYVVAGRHSLNLVTHSGEIVGTAESEQEIDGLGFTGDRHLWLIRHHQGESVLQTWDITTWEIDLIL from the coding sequence TTGGCCACGGCTCGTGCTGCCCAAACCTCCCGTTACCGACTGGTGGATCTAGCCGGTCAAGGCCAGTATGGACAAGTTTATCTAGCAGTCAATCGCGAGTCAGGTGAACTGGTGGCGATTAAGGTGCTCAACGAGCGGCAATTGCTGACCCGGGGCTTTTTGCGGGAGTTAAATTTTCTCCTGACGCTTCAGCATCCCCATGTGGTGGGTTGTCAGGCGATTGACTATATTCGCGTGCACCATAGCCCCCAAGTAAGCCGCAGTTTGGTGATGGACTATTGTGCTGGGGGGACATTGCGATCGCTCCTAGAGCAAGAACAGGCCTTACCCCTGACCACCGCTTTGCGCCTCACCTTGGATGTGCTGGCAGCTTTGACCTATGCCCACCATCGCGGCATTCTCCACTGCGATCTCAAACCGGAAAATATCCTGCTGGAGGTGACGGCGACCGGCTGGCAGGCCAAAGTGTCGGATTTTGGTGTTGCACGCCTCATTGAGGATGTCAAGGGCAGCGGCCAAACGGGATCCCCTGCCTATATGGCGCCGGAGCGTTTCTATGGTCAGACAATGCCCGCTTCGGATCTCTATGCAGTGGGGATTCTCATGTACGAAATGATTGTGGGCGATCGCCCCTTCCACGGCACACCTGCTGAACTGATGGTTGCCCACCTCAGCCGACCCTATACCCTTCCAGAGGGACTACCCTTTCTGGTGCGGCGTATTATTGCTAAGGCGTTGGATAAATTACCGCAGCGCCGCTATAAAAGTGCAGCGGAAATGACGATGGCGGTGCAATTAGCCCTAGAGGTTATCGAAGCAGAGCGTCATGAGCAGCCGCTATTGTTCTCTAGGTCACCGGCGGCGGTTTGGCTGGGGGAACCCCAAGGCTATGCTTTGCCGCTACCACCCCAACAGGTTGCTAGTACCGCCACAAGGTTCTATGGAGTGGTGGGCGATCACCTCTGGGCTTGGCAAGCTAGGGAGACTGTGCCCGCAGAGATCGGTCAGTGGCCGCTACCACCGTTGCCCACTCAACTCTATAGCGGTGAAGTCAGTGCTTGGTTGCGAATCAACGGGCTGCCCCCGCAGCTTTTCTGCATCCATGACCAGCTTATCCCCCTAGACTGTCATCTTCGCTCTACTCTGAACCGCTTAGCCATTGACGCCACTGGTTATTGGTGTGCAGAAACCCAGATTGATAGTGCAGCAGCAGAATTACAGCTTCATGTTCAACTGATCAATGGTCAAGGGCAGCGGACTCTCCGTTGTCAATGGCATGGACGAACTTTTGTGGATACCCTGCTCCTCAATCGTCGCTATGGCGTGGTGATTAGTCGATCGCAACATCCTGAGACGGTGCATGCCACCACCCACTTTCAACTCTTTGACCGCCGAGGACACTGGCGGCTATACACTCAACTGCCTGCCCACCTGACATTGTTTACCCCTGCCCACCACCAGCCATGGCAACTAGCGGCGTTTGAAGATCATCCGCAGCAACCTCTATTGATGCTCCTCCATTTGCGACCTTGGCGGATTCAACGCTTGGGGCTGCGGTTTCGTCCCCAATTTCTCTGTGCTACGCCTTGGGGTTATGTGGTTGCGGGTCGCCATAGTTTGAATTTAGTCACCCACAGTGGCGAAATTGTCGGTACAGCAGAAAGTGAACAGGAGATTGATGGCCTCGGCTTTACGGGCGATCGCCATCTGTGGTTGATTCGCCACCACCAAGGGGAGTCTGTATTGCAGACTTGGGATATTACCACGTGGGAGATTGACCTTATCCTCTAG
- a CDS encoding SWIM zinc finger family protein, whose protein sequence is MKQPQILKITRKAASLKQKQKQQSSPVALDVTATTAASEPVVEVGDRDSAQGRQHWWSERWIGVLESFGWRRRLERARNYVREGRVLTLEFKGNQVHAQVQGTAPEPYQVKLHLDAFSEEQWQYAIDGMAQKAFYAAKLLAGELPPSIEEVFTQAGLSLFPFTKFDIHSRCNCPDPVNPCKHIGAVYYLLGQYFNEDPFLLFQLRGKTKGEILQRLRHYRATATTPSMVPTPPPLYEPPKTDAPFCQYRQPLPPELVVLVPSGQPHGVLSVLPPFPHDVPSEVAQLMATLEEMYSSASLAACQLAMSEPPES, encoded by the coding sequence ATGAAACAGCCCCAGATTCTCAAAATTACCCGCAAAGCGGCCAGTCTCAAACAAAAGCAAAAGCAGCAGTCATCTCCTGTAGCGCTTGATGTCACGGCGACAACGGCAGCTTCTGAACCCGTCGTTGAGGTGGGCGATCGCGACAGTGCTCAAGGGCGTCAACATTGGTGGAGCGAACGCTGGATTGGCGTCCTAGAGTCCTTTGGCTGGCGCCGCCGCCTAGAGCGGGCACGCAATTATGTCCGCGAAGGACGAGTTCTCACCTTGGAATTTAAGGGCAACCAAGTCCACGCCCAAGTGCAAGGCACGGCTCCCGAACCCTATCAGGTCAAACTGCATTTGGATGCCTTTAGCGAAGAGCAGTGGCAATATGCCATTGACGGCATGGCCCAAAAAGCCTTCTACGCCGCGAAGCTCCTAGCGGGTGAACTGCCCCCCAGTATTGAGGAAGTCTTTACCCAAGCTGGACTGAGTTTATTTCCCTTTACCAAGTTCGACATCCATAGCCGCTGCAATTGCCCTGACCCCGTGAATCCCTGCAAACATATTGGCGCGGTTTATTACTTGCTGGGGCAATACTTCAACGAAGACCCCTTTTTACTCTTTCAATTGCGGGGCAAAACCAAAGGTGAGATTCTCCAACGCCTGCGCCACTATCGGGCAACGGCGACCACGCCCTCTATGGTGCCCACCCCCCCACCCCTCTATGAGCCGCCGAAAACCGATGCTCCCTTTTGCCAATATCGCCAGCCCCTACCCCCAGAGTTAGTGGTGCTGGTTCCCAGTGGTCAACCCCATGGGGTGCTGTCAGTGTTACCCCCCTTTCCCCATGACGTTCCCAGTGAAGTAGCGCAGTTAATGGCCACCCTAGAGGAGATGTACAGCAGTGCCAGTCTTGCGGCCTGTCAGTTGGCCATGAGTGAACCGCCAGAGTCGTGA
- the cobT gene encoding nicotinate mononucleotide-dependent phosphoribosyltransferase CobT produces MIGVATGESIARLWGDRYHCQRPAIACVLGFTETALIAGISAAGQTPSDRRITALADGEFLLRGIQPHYHYALPPLTAGASPALISRALIEALALPLYVFDAGLPLPRLPEMIDLGGAPARCLTTGQAMTAQTVAHLWEQGWSWGAKLSRQYPWLIIAECVVGGTTTALALCESLGIVARDCVGSSHRHSNHAQKWQLVQQGLVHLPADADPFTCVAAIGDPMQVVVAAMALRASQTCGVLLAGGSQMMAVYALARAIAHWRQLPWCPEHIVVGTTRWLIEDQTAQIHRLAERVQCPLIYTQLDFNQSRHPALRAYEQGFVKEGVGAGGCAIAAHLLTGWSNLEMVHVIDRFGDRYHDSGGSLMAN; encoded by the coding sequence ATGATTGGCGTTGCAACAGGAGAATCCATCGCCCGATTGTGGGGCGATCGCTATCACTGCCAACGTCCTGCGATTGCTTGCGTTCTTGGCTTTACAGAAACGGCCTTGATTGCCGGCATCTCGGCAGCAGGTCAAACTCCCAGCGATCGCCGGATCACAGCCTTAGCCGATGGCGAGTTCCTGCTGCGGGGCATTCAACCCCACTACCACTACGCGCTGCCACCCCTGACAGCGGGTGCTTCCCCTGCTCTGATTAGTCGTGCCCTCATTGAAGCTTTGGCATTGCCCCTCTATGTCTTTGATGCCGGCTTACCCCTGCCGCGTTTGCCAGAGATGATTGACTTGGGGGGCGCACCGGCGCGCTGCCTAACCACCGGTCAAGCCATGACAGCCCAAACCGTAGCGCACCTTTGGGAACAGGGATGGTCTTGGGGAGCCAAGCTCAGCCGCCAATATCCGTGGCTGATCATCGCCGAATGTGTCGTGGGCGGCACAACCACTGCCCTTGCCCTCTGTGAAAGTTTGGGGATTGTCGCTCGCGATTGTGTCGGCAGTAGCCATCGCCACAGTAACCATGCCCAAAAGTGGCAACTGGTGCAACAGGGGCTTGTCCATCTCCCTGCCGATGCGGATCCATTCACGTGTGTAGCGGCCATTGGCGATCCGATGCAGGTGGTGGTTGCGGCTATGGCTCTGCGGGCGAGTCAAACCTGTGGCGTGTTGCTGGCGGGGGGGTCACAAATGATGGCGGTTTATGCCTTGGCACGGGCGATCGCCCACTGGCGTCAGCTTCCTTGGTGTCCCGAACACATCGTGGTGGGCACCACCCGCTGGCTGATTGAAGATCAAACGGCTCAGATTCACCGCTTGGCAGAGCGTGTCCAGTGTCCGCTCATTTACACCCAACTTGACTTCAATCAATCCCGTCATCCTGCCCTGCGTGCCTATGAGCAGGGGTTTGTCAAGGAAGGCGTGGGTGCAGGGGGCTGTGCCATTGCTGCCCATCTGCTGACGGGCTGGAGCAATTTAGAGATGGTGCATGTTATTGACCGCTTCGGCGATCGCTATCACGACTCTGGCGGTTCACTCATGGCCAACTGA
- the pgeF gene encoding peptidoglycan editing factor PgeF, with protein MWHWQTTDLGRFLTCDLLQGFSHGFFTRDWQGQDLSTLTAALGTTATPLRTQQVHGDRVALAAEVLASDERLAADALVATGSDQALWVCSADCVPLLIADVVSGRVAAIHAGWRGTAIQISKATLQQMQAFGSVLANLRVAMGPAIRGEVYQVGLNVARALGQTILEGITETTERDDLYQRFAALDPEAIFLDPDPERLRVDVARVNRLQLLQLGLKEEQIALCPHCTFRDAEFFFSYRREHLKQVQWSGIVSH; from the coding sequence ATGTGGCACTGGCAAACCACTGACCTTGGGCGCTTTCTCACCTGCGATCTCTTGCAGGGGTTTTCCCATGGCTTCTTTACTCGCGATTGGCAAGGACAAGACCTCAGCACCCTCACCGCAGCCTTAGGAACCACAGCAACACCGCTGCGGACACAACAGGTGCATGGCGATCGCGTTGCTTTGGCAGCAGAAGTTTTGGCCAGTGATGAACGATTGGCAGCGGATGCCCTTGTGGCCACAGGGTCTGATCAAGCCCTCTGGGTGTGTAGTGCTGACTGTGTCCCCTTGCTGATTGCCGATGTGGTGAGCGGACGGGTGGCAGCCATTCATGCGGGGTGGCGGGGGACAGCGATCCAAATCTCTAAGGCCACGCTCCAGCAGATGCAAGCCTTCGGCAGTGTTCTTGCCAATTTACGGGTTGCCATGGGGCCTGCCATTCGCGGTGAAGTCTATCAAGTGGGGCTGAATGTTGCCCGTGCCTTGGGGCAGACCATTCTTGAAGGGATAACGGAAACCACTGAGCGCGATGATCTCTATCAGCGTTTCGCTGCCCTAGACCCAGAGGCCATCTTTCTTGATCCTGATCCTGAACGACTGCGGGTGGATGTGGCACGGGTGAATCGTTTGCAATTGCTGCAATTGGGGTTAAAGGAGGAGCAAATTGCCCTGTGTCCCCACTGTACGTTTCGTGATGCTGAGTTCTTTTTCTCCTATCGCCGTGAACACCTGAAGCAGGTGCAGTGGTCGGGAATTGTCAGTCATTAG
- a CDS encoding DUF1345 domain-containing protein, whose product MNRISPWISQMSLGMRILLAVLAGAIALGVTSHWLSVGQRWMLGWDVGVSTYLVLLLQMMVSANSLATERRSRVGEPNALAILVIVVLTAIASMIATALILAYGKTPNNPQLSLDVGLATWAVLAAWFLTHTSFALQYARYYYDDNFPRVNDFGYAGGLDFPGEGEPDYLDFMYFSFTISLTSQTSDVAIEERRIRRLVLFHQIVSFFFYSVIVGLVINVIADLW is encoded by the coding sequence ATGAACCGCATCAGCCCGTGGATCAGTCAAATGTCGTTGGGAATGCGCATTCTCTTGGCCGTCCTTGCAGGGGCGATCGCCCTTGGGGTCACAAGTCACTGGCTGAGTGTGGGACAGCGATGGATGTTAGGGTGGGATGTAGGGGTCAGCACCTATCTAGTCTTGCTGTTGCAGATGATGGTTAGTGCCAATAGCCTCGCTACCGAGCGGCGATCGCGAGTGGGGGAACCAAACGCACTAGCAATTCTGGTGATTGTTGTCTTGACAGCCATTGCCAGTATGATTGCCACTGCCTTGATCTTGGCCTATGGCAAAACCCCCAACAATCCTCAACTCTCCTTGGATGTGGGCTTGGCCACTTGGGCAGTTCTAGCCGCTTGGTTTTTGACCCACACTAGTTTTGCGCTGCAATATGCTCGCTACTACTACGATGACAACTTCCCCAGGGTCAATGACTTTGGTTATGCTGGCGGCCTTGACTTTCCGGGGGAAGGGGAACCGGACTACTTAGACTTTATGTACTTTTCCTTCACGATTAGTTTGACCTCACAGACTTCTGATGTGGCCATTGAAGAGCGCCGCATTCGCCGCTTGGTGTTGTTTCACCAAATTGTTTCCTTCTTCTTCTACAGTGTCATTGTCGGCTTGGTAATCAACGTAATTGCAGATCTGTGGTGA